Within the Salinibacterium sp. TMP30 genome, the region TCGCCGGCCTCGAACGACGCAATACGATCACACTGTCCGCCACCGAGGGCCAGCTTTACCTAGAACTCAACGGCATGACGTTATCGTCGGCGATCCATGATCAGGGCATCGAGTAGTAACTCCGAGCCCGCGGTCATCGCCGCAGGCTAAGGCGCGAAGAATATACTTGTACTTTGAGGGGACCGGCAAGTGTCGATTCGCCCGACGAACGAGGAATGAGGCGCCTGCCATGATCGAATTCCAGAACGTCACCAAGCGGTTTCCCGATGGCACTCTCGCTGTTGAAGATTTCTCCCTCGTTCTTCCCGCACACAAGGCGACAGTATTCGTTGGATCGTCTGGCTCGGGCAAAACAACGCTGCTCCGGATGATCAACCGGATGATCGACCCAACCTCCGGCACGATTCTGATCGATGGCGAAGATATTTCCGGCCTCAATCGGGTATCGCTTCGACGACGGATTGGCTACGTTCTCCAAGCCATCGGACTCCTTCCGCACCGGCGGGTGGTCGACAACATCGCCTCAGTACCGCGGTTGAATGGCGTGCCGAAGCGGGTGGCCCGCGCGGACGCGCTCACATTGCTCGATGCGGTTGGACTCGACAGATCTCTGGCAGAGCGGTACCCGGACCAGCTTTCCGGCGGCCAGCAGCAGCGCGTCGGAGTCGCGCGTGCTCTGGCAAGCGACCCGGACATCCTCCTCATGGATGAGCCCTTCGGCGCGGTCGACCCGATCGTGCGGGCTGAACTTCAGGTCGAACTCAACCGCTTGCAACGTGAGCTCGGCAAGACCACGGTGTTCGTCACCCACGACATCGACGAAGCTTTCGCGATCGCCGACCAGGTGGTGATCCTCCGCAGCGGTGGCGTGATCGCGCAGGTGGGAACTCCGGCCGAGATCCTCTCGAACCCGGCAGATGATTTCGTCGCGACATTCATCGGTGCAGACAAGGGAAAGCGCACCCTTCATTTGCAGCATCGCGAAGGGGACAGCGCGACCCTGATCGTCGATGGTGACGGCCGCCCCGCGGGAATTCTCGGGGCTGACCGATGAGGGTCGATCAATGAGCTGGTTCATCGAGAACTTCGGCCTGATCGCGAGACTCACGGGCAACCATGTTGCCCTCAGCATTGTTCCGATCGTGCTCGGATTCGTGATCGCTGTGCCACTCGGCTGGGTTGCCAACCGGTGGCTGACGCTGCGGTCGGTGGTGATCGCCGGCGGAAGTCTCCTTTACACAATCCCGTCCCTTCCCCTCTTTGTGATCCTGCCGTATGTGCTCGGGACAAGAATCACAGATGACCGGAATATCGTTGTCGCGCTCACGATCTACGCGGTCGCGATGATGGTTCGCACTGCGGCAGACGCCCTGGCGGCGGTGCCGACGGATGCGATCCAAGCCGCCACAGCCATGGGGTACTCCACGTGGAACCGATTCTGGCTTGTGGAATTTCCTCTCGCTGGCCCTGTCCTTCTTGCGGGCCTTCGCGTGGTCTCAGCAAGTACGATCGCGCTCGTTTCCGTTGGCGCAATCATTGGCTCCGCCAACCTCGGCTACCTGTTCACCAACGGCAAGCAACGCGACTTCCTTGAGGAAATCATCATCGGCATCGCAGCGAGCCTCGTCATCGCCCTCGTCTTCGACGTAGTGCTTGTTCTTCTTGGCCGCGTGCTCATGCCCTGGAAGCAGCGGCGCGGTCGAACCCAACGCCAGAGTATCCTTCCCCTCAAGCAGGTGGCCTGACCCATGCAGTTCTTTATTGACGCCTTCCGCTGGCTTGTGGATCCCGCGAACTATGCCGCCGGGGCGCAGAACCCGCTTCCGATCCAGGATCGGCTCGGCGAGCACCTCTTGTACACGGTCGTAGCGGTGGTGATCGCAGCGATCATCGCGCTGCCGCTGGGTTTCTACATTGGGCACACGGGGCGCGGCCGCCAGTTCGTGATCGCATTCACCGGTGCAATGCGGGCCCTGCCGACACTGGGGTTGCTAATGGCCCTCTTCGTCATCGTCGGGGCGACAGTGCCGTTCACGCGGGCTGCGTTTATTGCCTCCATAATCGCCCTGGTCATTCTGGCGATTCCCTCGATCCTGGCCGGTGCGTATGCCGGTATCGAATCGGTCGACAGCGAGACAGTGGATGCCGGACGCGCGAGCGGCATGACCGAGTTGCAGGTGCTCACACAGGTTGAGATACCGCTCTCGCTCCCGCTGATCATCGGCGGTATCCGTGCATCCGCGCTGCAGGTTATTGCGACCGCGGTTATCGCCTCGTACATCTCGCTCGGTGGCCTTGGCACAATCATCTCGAGCGGTATCGGACTCAATGACAACGATCGAATCCTGGGCGGCGCCATTCTCGTCACGGTGCTTGCGCTTGTGGTCGATGGGATGTTCGCGCTTGTCCAGCGAATAACCAGACGACGCGGGTTCTCCGACTCGCACCAGCAGAAAAAACACCTCCGCGGACGGTCACTCGGACCGGTCACGGTGGCGGTAACAACCGCCAACGAAGGGAAAAACTAATGTTCGCAGCACACAGGGGGCCCCGGATCACCACCGCGGTCATCGCAGCAGGGGCGCTGGTTGCACTGGCCGGGTGCGCCACTTCCGACCCGACCGGTACTTCGTCGAACGACTCGGCGGCCGACACAAAGATCGTCGTCGGCTCATTTGCTTTCCCTGAAAGCGAGATCCTCGGCAACATCTATGCCCTCGCTCTTGAGGATGCCGGTTACGAAGTCGAAACGAAGTTCAACCTCGGACCACGGCAGACCACGATTCCGGCCCTTGAGGACGGGTCGATCAGCCTCATGCCGGAGTACAACGGCAACCTGCTGTTCTTCTATGACACAGAGAACACTGCCCGCAGCACGGCCGAGGTGGATGCTGCACTAGAGACCATAGTTCCGGATGGATTCCAAGTGCTCACCTCGTCCCCGGCCGAGGACAAGGATGCCTACGTCGTCACCCAGGAGCTTGCAGAGAAGGAGGGGCTTGTTTCGATTGGCGACCTGAAGAAGATTGAACCATTCAGTCTTGGAGCCAGCCCGCAGATCGCCGAGCTTCCATACGGCATCCCCGGCCTGAAGTCGGTCTACGGCATCAACGATGTGACGTTCGTGCCGATCGAAGACTTCGGCGGACCAGACACAGTGAAGGCCCTCGTTGACAACGCAGTGCAGGTGGCTGACATCTTCACAACCTCTCCTGATCTCGTCGCAAAGAAGCTCTTGGTACTGGAAGACCCAGAGAACCTGATCGCGGCGCAGAACGTGCTGCCATTGCTCAACTCGAAGATCTACAGCGAGAAACTCGCGAAGGTACTCGACCAGATTTCGGCCGCTCTCACCACCGAGGATCTGATCGCGCTGCGGGATCGCGTCGAAGGATCGGAGAAGGCGCAGGCCGCCGTGGCGGCGAAGGACTGGCTCACCGAGAAGGGCCTGCTGAAGTAACTGATTGCGGGGCGCCGCCTGGCTGCGCGGCGGCACCCCTCGCTTTGGCAGTTTTCTGCGTGAAGGAATGAACCTCGCCCGCGGCGGCGTTGGCTAAGAAGATGACTATTCTGCCGTGTTCTGGAGCACAACCTCCAGCATGCCGTTCGGTCGGATGCCGATGAAGGCCATCATCAGTGGCCTCAACTTCGTCACCGAGAACGACTACCCGGCGCGCTGTACTGTTGCGCCCTGAGCGACGCGTAGCACCGCCCATACCTGCGCGCAGTATTATCGCGGGGATGACTACTTTTTCTCGCCGAGGCCTGCACGGGCACGTTGTCGATGTGCTCGGCCGCCGCATCATGCGCGGCGAACTAGTCTCCGGCGAGATCATTGACCCGGATGCACTGCTCACCGAATTTCGCGTGAGCCGCACGG harbors:
- a CDS encoding ABC transporter substrate-binding protein — protein: MFAAHRGPRITTAVIAAGALVALAGCATSDPTGTSSNDSAADTKIVVGSFAFPESEILGNIYALALEDAGYEVETKFNLGPRQTTIPALEDGSISLMPEYNGNLLFFYDTENTARSTAEVDAALETIVPDGFQVLTSSPAEDKDAYVVTQELAEKEGLVSIGDLKKIEPFSLGASPQIAELPYGIPGLKSVYGINDVTFVPIEDFGGPDTVKALVDNAVQVADIFTTSPDLVAKKLLVLEDPENLIAAQNVLPLLNSKIYSEKLAKVLDQISAALTTEDLIALRDRVEGSEKAQAAVAAKDWLTEKGLLK
- a CDS encoding ATP-binding cassette domain-containing protein, with the translated sequence MIEFQNVTKRFPDGTLAVEDFSLVLPAHKATVFVGSSGSGKTTLLRMINRMIDPTSGTILIDGEDISGLNRVSLRRRIGYVLQAIGLLPHRRVVDNIASVPRLNGVPKRVARADALTLLDAVGLDRSLAERYPDQLSGGQQQRVGVARALASDPDILLMDEPFGAVDPIVRAELQVELNRLQRELGKTTVFVTHDIDEAFAIADQVVILRSGGVIAQVGTPAEILSNPADDFVATFIGADKGKRTLHLQHREGDSATLIVDGDGRPAGILGADR
- a CDS encoding ABC transporter permease; translation: MQFFIDAFRWLVDPANYAAGAQNPLPIQDRLGEHLLYTVVAVVIAAIIALPLGFYIGHTGRGRQFVIAFTGAMRALPTLGLLMALFVIVGATVPFTRAAFIASIIALVILAIPSILAGAYAGIESVDSETVDAGRASGMTELQVLTQVEIPLSLPLIIGGIRASALQVIATAVIASYISLGGLGTIISSGIGLNDNDRILGGAILVTVLALVVDGMFALVQRITRRRGFSDSHQQKKHLRGRSLGPVTVAVTTANEGKN
- a CDS encoding ABC transporter permease subunit, which translates into the protein MSWFIENFGLIARLTGNHVALSIVPIVLGFVIAVPLGWVANRWLTLRSVVIAGGSLLYTIPSLPLFVILPYVLGTRITDDRNIVVALTIYAVAMMVRTAADALAAVPTDAIQAATAMGYSTWNRFWLVEFPLAGPVLLAGLRVVSASTIALVSVGAIIGSANLGYLFTNGKQRDFLEEIIIGIAASLVIALVFDVVLVLLGRVLMPWKQRRGRTQRQSILPLKQVA